From a single Micromonas commoda chromosome 5, complete sequence genomic region:
- a CDS encoding predicted protein: protein MLRLLAVASAARCQPRAGAASTRRRAPHPITSFAPSNRRSAESIRVRAAAPGGGDSGDEVFDVANVVDVDAIRAAVNDDPEVRAQEAKIAAEARNAASLQVDAEMAQEEAKIALEMGATAKDASSQLEQAQEAALAELEAKSAAVLAAEAKMEEIARERRELLEEADGAAVGQARSKWGSTVADDVDEDAERIESAKAATAAAVAGALLSLPLTLAQSPGGVVTLESAAGIFLSCAVFGVTYRYAVRDDLGNDQLKGGVVGAFGLARGLGSADVYLHGSDAGELASWAEAALLAGESVLVFAFAAAALEAGFARELIAPFPMKKKR from the coding sequence ATgctgcgcctcctcgccgtggcctcggccgcgcgctgccaaccccgcgccggcgccgcctccacgcgtcggcgagcacccCACCCGATCACCTCGTTCGCCCCCTCGAACCGCCGCAGCGCCGAGTCcatccgcgttcgcgccgccgcgccgggcggcggcgacagcggcgacgaggttttcgacgtcgccaacgtGGTCGATGTGGACGCCATCAGAgccgcggtgaacgacgacccggaggtgcgcgcgcaggaggcgaaaatcgccgccgaggcgaggaacgcggcgtcgctccaggtggacgccgagatggcgcaggaggaggccaagatCGCGCTGGAGATGGGCGCCACCGCTAAGGATGCGTCGTCCCAGCTCGAGCAGGCGCAGGAGGCGGcactcgcggagctcgaggccaagtccgcggcggtgctggcggcggaggcgaagatggaggagatcgcgcgcgagcgccgggagctcctggaggaggccgacggcgcggcggtggggcaAGCGAGGAGCAAGTGGGGCagcaccgtcgccgacgacgtcgacgaagacgccgagAGGATCGAATCCGCCAAAGccgcaaccgccgccgccgtcgccggagccCTCCTCTCCCTGCCCCTCACCCTCGCCCAGTCCCCGGGCGGGGTCGTGACGCTCGaatccgcggcggggataTTCCTGTCTTGCGCGGTGTTCGGCGTCACGTACCGGTATGCGGTGAGGGACGACCTCGGAAACGATCAGCTCAaggggggcgtcgtcggagcgTTTGGCCTCGCGAGGGGGTTGGGCTCAGCCGACGTGTACCTTCacgggagcgacgcgggggagttggcgtcgtgggcggaggcggcgctgctggCGGGGGAGAGCGTGCTGGtgttcgcgttcgcggcggcggcgctggaggcggggttcgcgcgcgagctcatcgcccCGTTCCCGATGAAGAAGAAGCGATGA
- a CDS encoding predicted protein, whose amino-acid sequence MLAISVHAASRTGLAPSRTSVRPGYTRGCAAFAHRRVDGKQTTDNDDVVAPTTRVDTGPSRIDVAAPLALLALASSVVPPSHASESLAAFAAFSSEGDAVERARDVLDRLETMPQIETIPLWLFVMTLSEMLPLFPSQPAALTSGIVFGATEGAAMVIVANMTAATLAFLAARGAGRALAEKVVKEETGSGTRGDETATGRYETAYGGDADDGEDVDNAFARKWAELRANLAESEPTRQATLIALYRLTPHPFSASNYLFGLVREVRLAPYLVGTCVGVIPYAILYAGAGAYGRTLLDGGEAFETAFARIREIVESDLEIGEEGALAVGAATAAAYLARRLARRRDDVRDSA is encoded by the coding sequence ATGCTCGCGATATCGGTCCACGCCGCATCTCGCACTGgtctcgcgccgtcgagaaCGAGCGTTCGTCCCGGATACACGCGCGGCTGCGCCGCTTTCGCGCACAGGCGCGTCGATGGAAAACAAACAACGGACAATGATGACGTCGTggcaccgacgacgcgcgtcgacacgggtccgtcgcgcatcgacgtcgcggctccGTTGGCGCTGCTAgctctcgcgtcgtccgtcgtcccgccctcgcacgcgtccgagtccctcgccgcgttcgccgcgttttcttccgagggcgacgccgtcgaacgagcgcgcgacgtcctcgaccgGCTCGAGACCATGCCCCAGATTGAGACGATCCCGCTCTGGCTTTTCGTGATGACGCTCAGCGAGATGCTGCCGCTGTTTCCctcgcagccggcggcgttgacgtcggGGATAGTtttcggcgcgacggagggtgCCGCGATGGTGATCGTCGCGAACATGACCGCCGCCacgctcgcgttcctcgcggcgaggggcgcggggcgagcgtTGGCCGAGAAAGTCGTCAAGGAGGAGACGGGGAGCGGGACCCGAGGGGACGAAACGGCTACGGGTCGATACGAAACGGCGtatggcggcgacgcggacgacggggaagaCGTCGACAACGCGTTCGCGCGAAAGTGGGCGGAGCTgcgcgcgaacctcgcggaaTCTGAACCGACGCGGCAGGCGACGCTCATCGCGCTGTACCGCCTCACGCCGCACCCGTTTAGCGCGAGCAACTACCTCTTCGGCCTGGTGCGTGAGGTTCGGTTGGCGCCCTATCTCGTCGGGACGTGCGTGGGCGTCATCCCGTACGCGATCCTctacgccggcgcgggcgcgtacgGTCGCACGttgctcgacggcggcgaggctttcgagacggcgttcgcgcgcatCCGCGAGATCGTCGAGAGCGATCTGGAGATtggggaggagggcgcgctggcggtgggcgcggcgacggcggcggcgtacttgGCGAGGCGActggcgcgacgacgcgacgacgtgcgcgactCGGCGtga
- a CDS encoding predicted protein yields MFPRRPTLQSASSIAASETEREIHEDDSVDFVVDDETDGDGEMRGVDDSRVGVGGGPGGSSYAFVPDPPVVYADDYASESDGYSSRGGYSSRGGYSSRGGYSSRGGGVPGGSRTPRASGIHYYGVGARGAGARGRHDEGWSDEV; encoded by the coding sequence atgttcccgcgtcgtccgacgCTGCAATCCGCgagctccatcgcggcgtcagAAACGGAACGAGAAATCCACGAAGACGACTCGGTCGACTTtgtggtggacgacgagacggacggggacggggagatgcgcggggtcgacgacAGCAGAGTGGGAGTTGGAGGAGGTCCCGGCGGGTCGTCGTACGCGTTCGTGCCGGATCCCCCCGTCGTGTACGCCGACGACTACGCGTCAGAGAGCGACGGGTACTCGTCCAGGGGAGGGTACTCGTCCAGGGGAGGATACTCTTCCAGGGGAGGATACTCTTCCAGGGGAGGAGGGGTGCCGGGAGGGTCGAgaacgccgagggcgagcgggATACACTACtacggcgtcggggcgaggggcgcgggggcgcgggggcgacacGACGAGGGTTGGAGCGACGAGGTctga
- a CDS encoding p-type ATPase superfamily (phospholipid) — MRPPLTSPYPRHSQTRKLRARAFTANDITTSHYTAYNFVPKNLWQQFQRVANVYFLLIGMLQLDVFFPGLSPTHWSTTIAPLAFVLSINAAKEAYDDYFRHRSDAAVNATPCVRILRPKNPPRGGGALTTTLETIRWKDLRVGDIALVRNNQELPADVVCVQSSDRAGVGFVETANLDGETNLKAKRACAIPGVASGRGSDPDAVILEKALQGAVIQCEAPNNQLYKFEGKWVGLGADGGADGGADGGADGGAELGVSVDNVLLRGSTLRNTDWIAGVVVFTGGDTKLMRNSVRSPRKVSSLERQMNALVLCIGAFQLGVSLLCAALQRRWFLTEQTSEVRHWYLTPSGAWPDVDGAGATDYLTQLVRFLVLLNALIPISLYVTLELVKVMQCGWIGLDRSMYDPVNDVKCGVRTTALNEELGQVGCVLSDKTGTLTQNVMAFVKCSVGGRVYSADDARAEQAARTLPSTPMLSAKSSKNARDVHTIARSVALRAAAGARDPAILAFLRHLSACHTVVPAADSSCDDYSSRDDGSSSDDRGSGAVFGGLRYQASSPDEEALVTGAALLGRRLLSNAAGAVVTESHPPDGSTDDLRTGACGSANGDFAGVVTERCEVLAVNEFTSARKRMSVVIRDVATGTCVLLLKGADNAVLERLAPPADEAAAKNVDATKAHLDDFAREGLRTLVLAQRVVPPHELRGWLDEYNAAQAALVDREGALADVAELIERDCALVGATAVEDKLQDGVPETIETLRRAGCLVWMLTGDKLETAVSIANTCRLIDAEGELAIVQESDFVGDPISGNGANPRFLRDKAKEACEDAARGCTFGLVIEGGALQHALATDESQSHFLALCRASSGVVCCRVSPIQKARVTTLMKKRGGFVTMGVGDGANDVGMIKAAHIGVGISGREGRAAVLASDYSVGQFRFLANLLLVHGRWSAKRNREVVLYAFYKNFVYAMANVWFGCVSAMSAQPVFTTAAIATFNVLWTSLPTVAFACFDQDVSPATSLAHPELYRESSKYTNARFLLDAFVWLLSASWHSLWCLFACLAVLGDPEASTYDGKQWDLFAVGIAVFTAAICACDAKVAIRTNHWTVFNALAVFGSVCAWFPFVRLVSDAYVSFGVFAPVSGVAEALFPEPRFWLAVTVAVVGAVAPDAVAEVLLRFLAPKDWHILREACDARAKKAKDRAWVKAAKAATGPLLPVVVDVSLRENVDDQEGTHKKPTKGSGPRGESPPRPARTSCTSCVCAEDEWRARRDRRKSRNPSYLEALAAARAAAEVEPDWEVTNAELSDEELV; from the exons ATGCGTCCGCCGCTCACCTCCCCGTATCCCCGCCACTCTCAGACCCGCAAGCTCCGCGCCAGGGCGTTCACCGCGAACGATATCACCACGTCGCACTACACCGCGTACAATTTCGTGCCCAAGAACCTCTGGCAGCAGTTCCAGCGCGTCGCCAACGTGTACTTTCTCTTAATCGGGATGCTCCAGCTCGACGTCTTCTTCCCGGGGCTCTCCCCGACGCACTGGTCCACGaccatcgcgccgctcgcgttcgtcctGTCCATaaacgccgccaaggaggcgTACGACGATTACTTCAGGCACcgctccgacgcggcggtcaaCGCCACGCCGTGCGTCCGGATCCTCCGCCCGAAAAACCCgccacgcggcgggggcgccctCACGACGACGCTGGAGACGATCCGATGGAAggacctccgcgtcggcgatatcgcgctcgtgcgcaACAACCAGGAgctccccgccgacgtcgtgtGCGTCCAATCCTcggaccgcgccggcgtgggCTTCGTCGAGACGGccaacctcgacggcgagacgaACCTCAAGGCGAAGCGAGCGTGCGCCATCCCCGGGGTGGCTTCGGGTCGCGGTTCCGATCCCGACGCGGTTATCCTCGAGAAGGCGCTCCAGGGCGCGGTGATCCAGTGCGAGGCTCCCAACAACCAGCTGTACAAGTTCGAGGGTAAGTGGGTCGGCctgggtgccgacgggggtgccgacgggggtgccgacgggggtgccgacgggggtgccgagctGGGCGTGAGCGTGGATAACGTGCTGCTTCGGGGGAGCACTCTTCGCAACACGGATTGgatcgcgggcgtcgtcgtgttcaccggcggcgacaccaAGCTCATGCGCAACTCCGTCCGATCCCCTCGCAAGGTGTCCTCGCTCGAGCGTCAGATGAACGCGCTCGTGCTGTGCATCGGAGCGTTTCAGCTCGGCGTGAGTCTCctgtgcgcggcgctgcagAGGCGTTGGTTTTTGACCGAGCAAACCTCCGAGGTTCGTCACTGGTACCTGACGCCGAGCGGGGCGTGGCCCGACGttgacggcgcgggcgcgacggactACCTCACGCAACTGGTCCGCTTCCTCGTCTTACTCAACGCGCTCATACCCATCTCGCTTTACGTCACGTTGGAGCTCGTGAAGGTGATGCAGTGCGGCTGGATCGGCCTCGACAGGTCGATGTACGACCCGGTCAACGACGTCAAGTGCGGCGTCCGGACCACCGCGCTCAACGAGGAACTCGGGCAGGTCGGATGCGTGCTGTCCGACAAGACGGGGACGCTGACGCAGAACGTGATGGCGTTCGTGAAGTgctccgtcggcggccgcgtgTACTCGGCGGACGACGCTCGGGCGGAACAAGCCGCGCGCACGCTCCCCTCCACGCCGATGCTTTCGGCGAAGAGTTCAAAAAA cgcccgcgacgtTCACACGATCGCTcggtccgtcgcgctccgtgccgccgcgggggcgcgcgaccccgcgatcctcgccttTCTCCGCCACCTCTCCGCGTGCCAcaccgtcgtccccgcggcggattCATCTTGCGACGATTATTCGTCTCGCGATGACGGTTCATCttccgacgaccgcggctccggcgccgtGTTCGGCGGGCTCCGGTACcaggcgtcctcgcccgacgaggaggcgctcgtcaccggcgccgccttaCTCGGTCGCAGACTGTtgtccaacgccgcgggtgccgtggTGACGGAGTCGCACCCGCCGGATGGCAGCACCGACGACTTGCGCACGGGCGCGTGCGGCTCGGCGAACGGCGATTTCGCCGGCGTAGTGACCGAACGGTGCGAGGTTCTCGCGGTGAACGAGttcacctccgcgcgcaaGCGCATGTCCGTGGTgatccgcgacgtcgccaccggGACGTGCGTTTTGCTTCTCAAGGGTGCGGATaacgcggtgctcgagcgcctcgcgcccccagccgacgaagccgcggcgaaaaacgtcgacgccaccaAGGCGCACCTGGACGATTTCGCCCGCGAGGGGCTTCGAACGTTGgtcctcgcgcagcgcgtcgttCCCCCACACGAACTTCGCGGCTGGCTCGACGAGTAtaacgccgcgcaggcggcgctcgtggaccgcgagggcgcccttgccgacgtcgccgagctcatcgagcgcgactgcgccctcgtcggcgccacaGCCGTGGAGGACAAGCTTCAGGACGGGGTACCGGAGACGATCGAGAcgctgcgtcgcgcggggtgccTGGTTTGGATGCTCACGGGCGATAAGCTGGAGACGGCGGTGTCCATCGCGAACACGTGCAGGTtgatcgacgccgagggtgaGCTCGCCATCGTCCAGGAGTCCGATTTCGTCGGCGACCCAATCTCTGGAAACGGAGCCAATCCCCGGTTTCTTCGCGATAAAGCGAAGGAGGCTTGCGAGGACGCCGCTCGGGGTTGCACGTTCGGGCTGGtcatcgagggcggcgccctgcagcacgcgctcgccaccgacgaGTCCCAGTCCCACTTCCTGGCGCTGtgccgcgcctcctccggcgtgGTCTGCTGCAGGGTATCGCCCATACAAAAAGCCAGGGTCACGACGCTGATGAAGAAAAGAGGCGGATTCGTCACCATgggggtcggcgacggcgccaacgACGTGGGCATGATCAAGGCTGCGCacatcggcgtcggcatcaGCGGCAgggaggggcgcgccgcggtgctcgcgtccgATTACTCCGTCGGCCAGTTCCGGTTCCTCGCCAACCTACTCCTCGTGCACGGGCGATGGTCCGCGAAGCGTAACCGAGAGGTTGTGCTGTACGCGTTTTACAAAAACTTTGTCTACGCGATGGCCAACGTATGGTTCGGGTGCGTcagcgcgatgagcgcccAGCCGGTTTTCACCAcggccgcgatcgcgacgttCAACGTGCTGTGGACCTCGTTGCccaccgtcgcgttcgcgtgtTTCGACCAGGACGtctccccggcgacgtcgctggCGCACCCCGAGTTGTATCGAGAGTCTTCCAAGTACACGAACGCGCGGTTTTTGCTCGACGCGTTTGTTTGGCTACTCTCCGCGTCTTGGCACTCGCTGTGGTGCCTCttcgcgtgcctcgcggtGCTGGGCGACCCAGAGGCGAGCACGTACGACGGCAAGCAGTGGGACCTCTTCGCCGTGGGAATCGCcgtcttcaccgccgccatatgcgcgtgcgacgccaaGGTTGCGATACGCACCAACCACTGGACGGTGttcaacgcgctcgcggtgttTGGGAGCGTGTGCGCGTGGTTCCCGTTCGTGCGCCTCGTCTCCGACGCGTACGTCTCCTTCGGCGTCTTCGCCCCagtctccggcgtcgcggaagCGCTGTTTCCGGAGCCGAGGTTCTGgctcgccgtcaccgtcgccgtcgtcggcgccgtcgcgcccgacgccgtcgccgaggttttACTTCGGTTCCTAGCCCCCAAGGACTGGCACATCCTGCGCGaggcgtgcgacgcgcgggcgaagaaggcgaaggaTCGGGCGTGGGTAAAGGCGGCAAAGGCGGCTACCGGGCCGCTGCTCCCCGTCGTGGTCGACGTGTCGCTGCGCGAAAACGTCGACGACCAAGAGGGTACTCATAAAAAACCGACGAAAGGTTCGGGCCCGcgtggtgagtcaccgccccggccggcgaggacgtcgtgcACGTCTTGCGTctgcgccgaggacgagtggcgcgcgcgccgcgaccggagGAAGAGCAGGAACCCGAGCtacctcgaggcgctggcggcggcgagggcggcggcggaggtggagccGGACTGGGAGGTGACCAACGCGGAgctcagcgacgaggagctggtTTGA
- a CDS encoding udp-galactopyranose mutase (expressed), which translates to MPTGPFASSVGVGRAEPEWAALNLVTGVCGRDGIHEGGNDAEGPLPLGDDIMSGDLSTCPRDVDLLIVGAGLSGAVLAERCSRELGMTSLVIDKRDHLGGNCYDYVTADGIRCSKYGAHLFHTQHERVWRYVQEFSQWLPFDHRVKGRVVADDGTTKLVPIPPTQETVNALFENTDVQGEAEMQAWYDTERVAPPNGRSASNGEEAALSRVGPRLYEKIFRHYTKKQWDKYPKELDASVLMRLPCRTSTDDRYFPDQYQALPARGYTRIFENMLLGDPNVTIRLNCDFFRHRTNGTLPKHGLLVYTGQIDSYYAALGMPKLEYRSLRFEEEYVPSPPGGFYQELMVVNYPGEDVPYTRIVEYKHTPNQPRGTRDGKVAGTVIAREYSTDVGEPYYPVPNPENRELYEKYATLAAKERGVCFVGRLASYKYFNMDQAILNALEMFDNLRETGRLEPKRAPHEFGPGDGPK; encoded by the exons ATGCCGACCGgaccgttcgcgtcgtccgtcggcgtcgggcgcgcggaACCCGAGTGGGCGGCGCTCAACCTCGTCACGGGCGTGTGCGGCAGAG ATGGCATCCACGAGGGCGgcaacgacgccgagggcccGCTCCCCCTCGGCGATGACATCATGAGCGGGGACCTGTCCACCTGCCCGCGAGACGTCGAcctcctcatcgtcggcgccggcctcTCCGGAGCCGTGCTCGCCGAGCGGTgctcgcgcgagctcggcatgACCAGCCTGGTGATCGACAAGCGCGACCACCTCGGCGGTAACTGCTACGACtacgtcaccgccgacggcatcAGGTGCAGCAAGTACGGCGCGCACCTGTTCCACACCCAGCACGAACGCGTGTGGCGGTACGTCCAGGAGTTCAGCCAGTGGCTGCCGTTCGACCACAGGGTCAAAGGGCGGGTAGTCGCCGACGATGGGACGACAAAACTGGTGCCCATACCTCCCACGCAGGAGACGGTCAACGCGTTGTTCGAGAACACCGACGTGCAAGGCGAGGCGGAGATGCAGGCGTGGTACGACACCGAGCGCGTGGCGCCGCCCAACGGGCGGTCGGCTTcgaacggcgaggaggcggcgctgtcgCGGGTGGGCCCGCGGCTGTACGAGAAGATCTTCCGGCACTACACCAAGAAACAGTGGGACAAGTACCCGAAGGAGCTGGACGCGTCCGTGCTGATGCGCCTGCCGTGCAGGACGAGCACGGACGATAGGTACTTCCCGGATCAGTACCAGGCGCTGCCGGCGCGCGGGTACACGCGCATATTCGAGAACATGCTGCTGGGCGATCCAAACGTGACGATTCGGCTCAACTGCGATTTTTTCCGTCACAGAACGAACGGGACTCTCCCGAAGCACGGGTTGCTCGTGTACACCGGGCAGATTGACTCGTActacgcggcgctcgggatGCCCAAGCTCGAGTACCGATCGCTGCGGTTCGAGGAGGAGTACGTGCCGTCCCCACCCGGGGGTTTCTACCAGGAGTTGATGGTGGTCAACTACCCAGGCGAAGACGTCCCGTACACCAGAATCGTCGAGTACAAGCACACGCCCAACCaaccgcgagggacgagggACGGGAAAGTAGCCGGGACGGTGATCGCCAGGGAGTACTCGACGGACGTGGGGGAGCCCTATTACCCCGTGCCCAACCCGGAGAACCGGGAGTTGTACGAGAAgtacgcgacgctcgcggcgaaggagcgcgGGGTTTGTTTCGTCGGGCGACTGGCGAGTTACAAGTACTTCAACATGGACCAGGCGATTCTCAACGCGCTGGAGATGTTCGACAACTTGCGGGAGACCGGGCGGCTGGAACCGAAACGCGCGCCGCACGAGTTCGGGCCGGGGGATGGGCCCAAGTGa
- a CDS encoding predicted protein: MPRGPKKHLKRLNAPKHWMLDKLGGVFAPKPSAGPHKTRECLPLCLILRNRLKYALTYKEVTTILMQRLVKVDGKTRVDKCYPAGFMDVVSIDKTDEHFRLIYDAKGRFVVHRISSTEAQYKLCKVKTKRLGDKGVPCVNLHDGRTIRYPDPVINESDTVMVDIATNKITDHIKYDAGALVMITGGRNRGRVGVIQRREKHKGSVEVVHVKDAGGHEFATRSSNTFVIGEGNKPMISLPKGKGLRLTIVEELERRKEA; encoded by the exons A TGCCTCGCGGACCCAAGAAGCACCTCAAGAGGCTCAATGCCCCCAAGCACTGGATGCTTGACAAGCTGGGCGGCGTCTTCGCCCCCAAGCCCTCCGCCGGTCCCCACAAGACCCGCGAGTGCCTTCCCCTGTGCCTCATCCTGCGCAACCGCCTGAAGTACGCGCTCACCTACAAGGAGGTGACCACCATCCTCATGCAGCGCCTCGTCAAGGTTGACGGCAAGACTCGTGTCGATAAGTGCTACCCCGCCGGCTTCATGG ACGTCGTTTCCATCGACAAGACCGACGAGCACTTCCGCCTCATCTATGACGCGAAGGGCCGCTTCGTCGTGCACAGGATCTCCTCCACCGAGGCCCAG TACAAGCTGTGCAAGGTCAAGACCAAGCGCCTCGGAGACAAGGGTGTCCCCTGCGTCAACCTCCACGACGGCCGCACCATCCGCTACCCCGACCCCGTGATCAACGAGTCGGATACCGTCATGGTGGACATTGCCACCAACAAGATCACCGACCACATCAAgtacgacgcgggcgcgctcgtgaTGATCACCGGTGGCCGTaaccgcggtcgcgtcggtgTCATCCAGAGGCGCGAGAAGCACAAGGGTTCCGTCGAGGTTGTCCACGTCAAGGATGCGGGCGGCCACGAGTTCGCCACCAGGAGCTCCAACACCTTCGTCATCGGGGAGGGCAACAAGCCCATGATCTCGCTGCCCAAGGGTAAGGGTCTCCGCCTTACCAtcgtggaggagctcgagaggcGCAAGGAGGCCTAA
- a CDS encoding predicted protein, producing MGSPAVPILAAVFFLAFGATGVAIDRHRAGHLRDPFSIPTQRAGEAPHLLILAATGAYFVGVVCASVWQRDAVSDDDGDGGETGGAAAQVLGYGVAHAVGALVVAKVTVDDTSRWTTGAHLAGVATFEMFGVLYAARCTANAWNAAHAGLAGFRLVATSALFASVALAMTCTGRAQAEAAALAGEEEEAGRKTSGDVGKTSGLATPPMGSRAARSGTLAPMGSPLAPMGSPAGARTNKVVPVGRADEEASSGHLVRVARGETRWIEALARCQLVMCAAFAFVLASAAGDVR from the coding sequence atgGGGTCGCCCGCCGTGccgatcctcgcggcggtcttcttcttggcgttcggcgcgacgggggtggCGATCGATCGACACAGGGCGGGACACCTGCGGGACCCGTTCAGCATACCGACGcaacgcgcgggcgaggcgcccCATCtgctcatcctcgccgcaACTGGGGCGTacttcgtcggcgtcgtctgCGCGTCCGTTTGGCAGAGAgacgcggtgagcgacgacgacggcgacggcggggagaCGGGAGGCGCAGCCGCGCAGGTGCTCGGctacggcgtcgcgcacgccgtgggcgcgctcgtcgtcgccaaagTAACCGTCGACGATACGTCACGGTGGACAACAGGTGCGCACCtggcgggggtggcgacgtTCGAGATGTTCGGAGTGTTgtacgcggcgcggtgcacgGCGAACGCGTGGAACGCAGCGCACGCGGGACTCGCGGGGTTCAGGCTCgtggcgacgtccgcgttgttcgcgtccgtcgcgctggcGATGACGTGCACGGGGCGagcgcaggcggaggcggcggcgttagccggcgaggaggaggaagcggGACGGAAGACGTCGGGAGACGTTGGGAAGACGTCGGgtctcgcgacgccgccgatgggGTCGCGGGCGGCCAGGAGCGGaacgctcgcgccgatggggtcgccgctcgcgccgatggGGTCGCCGGCGGGAGCTCGAACGAACAaagtcgtccccgtcgggcgggcggacgaggaggcgagtTCGGGCCATCTCGTGCGAGTCGCGCGAGGGGAAACGCGGTGgatcgaggcgctggcgcggtGCCAGCTGGTGATgtgcgcggcgttcgcgttcgtgctcgcgtccgccgccggggacgttcGATAG
- a CDS encoding predicted protein, whose amino-acid sequence MTRTGRDRPRKGRRSPLSPGLSRAAPAQEEERAPPLRRIDRTSALAAAELGMLAAASDGNKTAVYRHVSRGGVSLGAADRVGDTALHRAARGGCVGLIKTVLKAAGRGDPRQPSRRELMDATNAAGRTPLQVAVDAKRVKAARFLRREGSADPRGELDALQGAPFGDGYASSSGYSSSAVSDTGSSDAGSDVASDVASDVASDLASDSDSELERGGPRGGLDGRAARGRRTKGTGGSQTWAGHGAPATYDYSAYGRLGTSEYATSDATSDGGGVSSDDGGFRACGGWSDVPTPSGSEVESDAGSLWNSESESEWGGSRSDATSDATSEGELDEGHGDRARYPSFLR is encoded by the coding sequence ATGACGCGGACGGGGAGAGACCGTCCGCGAAAAGGAAGGAGGAGCCCGCTGTCGCCCGGtctctcccgcgcggcgcccgcgcaggaggaggaacgcgcgccgcctctaCGGAGGATCGATCGaacgagcgcgctcgccgccgcggagttgggcatgctcgccgccgcatcgGACGGGAACAAGACGGCGGTGTACCGCCACGTGTCGCGCGGGGGGGTGTcgctcggggcggcggaccgTGTCGGGGACACCGCGCTgcaccgcgcggctcgcggcggctgcgtcggGTTGATAAAGACGgtgctcaaggcggcggggcgaggggaCCCCCGCCagccctcgcgacgcgagctgatggacgcgacgaacgcggcggggcggacTCCGCTGCAGgttgccgtcgacgccaagcgCGTCAAGGCGGCCAGGTTCCTGCGAAGGGAGGGAAGCGCGGACCCGAGGGGGGAGCTGGACGCGCTGCAGGGAGCGCCCTTCGGGGACGGGtacgcgagctcgagcgggtactcgtcgtcggcggtgtcgGACACGGGTTCGTCCGACGCGGGATCCGACGTGGCATCCGACGTGGCATCCGACGTGGCATCCGACCTcgcctcggactcggactccgagctcgagcgcggggggccgaggggcgggctcgacgggcgggcggctcgaGGGAGACGAACGAAGGGTACGGGCGGGTCGCAGACGTGGGCCGGCCACGGCGCTCCCGCGACGTACGACTACTCCGCGTACGGCCGGCTCGGAACCTCCGAGTACGCCACGTCGGATGCCACGTCGGACGGAGGAGGGGTatcgtccgacgacggcgggttcAGGGCGTGCGGCGGGTGGTCCGACGTCCCCACGCCGAGCGGAAGCGAGGTGGAGAGCGACGCGGGGTCGCTGTGGAACAGCGAGTCGGAGAGCGAGTGGGGCGGGTCCCGCTCGGATGCCACGTCGGATGCCACGTCGGAGGGGGAGCTGGACGAGGGTCACGGAGACCGCGCGCGGTACCCCTCGTTCCTTCGATGA
- a CDS encoding rubredoxin-type Fe4 protein (expressed), with protein MSAVASSIRVSAPVKAGKAAAFNRGARVASVRPALPKARVSTVVRAREMGMKTDGTSATGKKPNPQFATVDGKLWVCQGCGYIYDGSLGQWAENKRCPACGERRFALKTQAEMNIAIASLGITGLFVLALYALVKLA; from the exons atgtccgccgtcgcctcctccattCGTGTCTCCGCCCCGGTCAAGGCGGGcaaggccgccgccttcaaccgcggtgcccgcgtcgcctcg GTTCGCCCCGCGCTCCCCAAGGCTCGCGTTTCCACCGTCGTGAGGGCGCGTGAGATGGGCATGAAGACCGACGGCACCTCCGCCACG GGCAAGAAGCCCAACCCGCAGTTCGCCACCGTGGACGGCAAGCTCTGGGTCTGCCAGGGCTGCGGCTACATCTACGACGGCTCCCTCGGCCAGTGGGCCGAGAACAAGCGATGCCCCGCGTGCGGCGAAAGGCGATTCGCGCTCAAGACCCAGGCCGAGATGAACATCGCGATCGCCTCCCTCGGCATCACCGGActcttcgtcctcgcgctctaCGCCCTCGTCAAGCTCGCGTGA